From a region of the Chlorocebus sabaeus isolate Y175 chromosome 23, mChlSab1.0.hap1, whole genome shotgun sequence genome:
- the PDLIM4 gene encoding PDZ and LIM domain protein 4 isoform X2 — protein sequence MPHSVTLRGPSPWGFRLVGGRDFSAPLTISRVHAGSKAALAALCPGDLIQAINGESTELMTHLEAQNRIKGCHDHLTLSVSRPEGRSWPSAPDDSKAQAHRTHIDPEIQDGSPITSRRPSGTRTGPEDGRPSLGSPYGQPPRFPVPHNGSSEATLPAQMSTLHVSPPPSADPARGLPRSRDCRVDLGSEVYRMLREPAESVAAEPKQSGSFRYLQGMLEAGEGGERPGPGGPRNLKPTASKLGSPLSGLQGLPECTRCGHGIVGTIVKARDKLYHPECFMCSDCGLNLKQRGYFFLDERLYCESHAKARVKPPEGYDVVAVYPNAKVELV from the exons ATGCCCCATTCCGTGACCCTGCGCGGGCCTTCGCCCTGGGGCTTCCGCCTGGTGGGCGGCCGGGACTTCAGCGCGCCCCTCACCATCTCGCGG GTCCATGCTGGCAGCAAGGCTGCATTGGCTGCCCTGTGTCCAGGAGACCTGATCCAGGCCATCAATGGTGAGAGCACAGAGCTCATGACACACCTGGAGGCACAGAACCGCATCAAGGGCTGCCACGATCACCTCACGCTGTCTGTGAGCAG GCCTGAGGGCAGGAGCTGGCCCAGTGCCCCTGATGACAGCAAAGCTCAAGCACACAGGACCCACATCGACCCTGAGATCCAG GACGGCAGTCCAATAACCAGCAGGCGGCCCTCAGGCACCAGGACTGGGCCAGAAGATGGCAGACCAAGCCTGGGATCTCCATATGGACAACCCCCTCGCTTTCCAGTCCCTCACAATGGCAGCAGCGAGGCCACCCTGCCAGCCCAGATGAGCACCCTGCATGTGTCTCCACCCCCCAG CGCTGACCCAGCCAGAGGCCTCCCACGGAGCCGGGACTGCAGAGTGGACCTGGGCTCCGAGGTGTACAGGATGCTGCGGGAGCCGGCCGAGTCCGTGGCTGCAGAGCCCAAGCAGTCAGGCTCCTTCCGCTACTTGCAGGGCATGCTAGAGGCCGGCGAGGGTG GGGAGCGGCCCGGGCCTGGCGGACCCCGGAACCTCAAGCCCACGGCCAGCAAGCTGGGCTCTCCGTTGAGCGGCCTGCAGGGGCTGCCCGAGTGCACGCGCTGCGGCCATGGCATCGT GGGCACCATCGTCAAGGCGCGGGACAAGCTCTACCATCCCGAGTGCTTCATGTGCAGCGACTGCGGCCTGAACCTCAAGCAGCGTGGTTACTTCTTTCTGGATGAGCGACTTTACTGTGAGAGCCACGCCAAGGCACGCGTGAAGCCGCCCGAGGGCTATGACGTGGTGGCGGTGTACCCCAACGCCAAGGTGGAACTCGTCTGA
- the PDLIM4 gene encoding PDZ and LIM domain protein 4 isoform X1 — protein MPHSVTLRGPSPWGFRLVGGRDFSAPLTISRVHAGSKAALAALCPGDLIQAINGESTELMTHLEAQNRIKGCHDHLTLSVSRPEGRSWPSAPDDSKAQAHRTHIDPEIQDGSPITSRRPSGTRTGPEDGRPSLGSPYGQPPRFPVPHNGSSEATLPAQMSTLHVSPPPSADPARGLPRSRDCRVDLGSEVYRMLREPAESVAAEPKQSGSFRYLQGMLEAGEGGKTPATCPHLPSHSLQCPGCPLATPHPSSQSPALLGLCGPVPHPCYTLATPSFCDSHSTPCRCPSPHARQTHSPVSVPMAHPAPNQTPRRNGVLTSLPRSCHLRSGFQGSGPGLADPGTSSPRPASWALR, from the exons ATGCCCCATTCCGTGACCCTGCGCGGGCCTTCGCCCTGGGGCTTCCGCCTGGTGGGCGGCCGGGACTTCAGCGCGCCCCTCACCATCTCGCGG GTCCATGCTGGCAGCAAGGCTGCATTGGCTGCCCTGTGTCCAGGAGACCTGATCCAGGCCATCAATGGTGAGAGCACAGAGCTCATGACACACCTGGAGGCACAGAACCGCATCAAGGGCTGCCACGATCACCTCACGCTGTCTGTGAGCAG GCCTGAGGGCAGGAGCTGGCCCAGTGCCCCTGATGACAGCAAAGCTCAAGCACACAGGACCCACATCGACCCTGAGATCCAG GACGGCAGTCCAATAACCAGCAGGCGGCCCTCAGGCACCAGGACTGGGCCAGAAGATGGCAGACCAAGCCTGGGATCTCCATATGGACAACCCCCTCGCTTTCCAGTCCCTCACAATGGCAGCAGCGAGGCCACCCTGCCAGCCCAGATGAGCACCCTGCATGTGTCTCCACCCCCCAG CGCTGACCCAGCCAGAGGCCTCCCACGGAGCCGGGACTGCAGAGTGGACCTGGGCTCCGAGGTGTACAGGATGCTGCGGGAGCCGGCCGAGTCCGTGGCTGCAGAGCCCAAGCAGTCAGGCTCCTTCCGCTACTTGCAGGGCATGCTAGAGGCCGGCGAGGGTGGTAAGACGCCTGCCACCTGTCCCCACTTGCCTTCCCACTCCCTGCAGTGCCCAGGTTGCCCCCTAGCGACCCCACATCCCTCCTCCCAGTCACCTGCCCTCCTCGGTCTCTGCGGCCCGGTCCCACACCCTTGCTACACCCTTGCTACGCCCTCGTTTTGTGATTCCCACTCCACCCCCTGTCGCTGCCCCTCACCCCACGCCCGCCAAACCCATTCCCCAGTCTCGGTGCCGATGGCCCATCCGGCGCCCAACCAAACACCCCGCAGAAATGGAGTTCTGACCTCCTTACCCCGTTCATGCCACCTACGCTCCGGGTTTCAGGGGAGCGGCCCGGGCCTGGCGGACCCCGGAACCTCAAGCCCACGGCCAGCAAGCTGGGCTCTCCGTTGA